Below is a genomic region from Microbacterium galbinum.
GCGCTCGACGCGCGCTTCGCACTGGCGGCCCTGTGCGCCGCCCCGGTGCAGTTCTTCGCACTGCGCTGGTTCCTGCGCCGGTCCGCTCCGATCTATCGCGCGCATCGCACGGTGGTGGCCGAGCGGGGGCAGCGCACGCTCGAGGCGGTGCGCGGGGTCGACACCGTCGTCGCGCTGCGCACCGAGGAGAGGCACCTGGCCGGGATCGCCGAGGCCAGCGAGCAGGCGATCGGGCTCGAGGTGCGCGCGACGCGGGTGCGCAACGACTTCAACGTCTTCCTCAACGGGGCCGAGTTCCTGGGGCTCGCGGCCGTTCTGGTGACGGGGTACTTCCTCGTCGCGGGCGGTCTGGTCGAGCTGGGCGCCGCGACCGCCGCCGCGCTCTACTTCCTCGGGCTCTTCGGGCCGATGAGCAGCCTGCTCTACCGGATCGACGACCTGCAGGATGCCGGCGCCAGCCTCGCGCGCCTGTTCGGAGTGATCGGCCTCCCCTCTCCCGCGCCGCGTACGCAGGAGAGGCCCGCCCGTCGCGGCGCGATCGACGTCGAGGGGCTGCGCTTCGGACATCGTCCCGATCGTGACGACCTCGCCGGTGTCTCACTGCGCGCATCGGCGGGCGAGAGGATCGCGGTGGTCGGGGCGAGCGGTGCGGGCAAGACGACGCTCGCCCGCGTGCTCGCGGGTGCGCTCCCCGTGGGCGGGGGAGACGTCCGCCACGATGGCCGCGCGATCGGGGAGTGGCACCCGCACGACCTGCAGGATGCCGTGATCATGCTGAGCCAGGAGCCCCATGTGTTCGCGGGCACGGTGCGTGATGACCTGGGGCTGTTCGCGGATGCCGACGAGGAGCGGATGCTCGCGGTCATCGACGCGCTGGACGCGCACTGGGTCCACCGCCTGCCCGAGGGGCTCGACACTCCGGTGGGGGAGTCGGGGCATCCGCTCACCCCGGGGCAGGCGCAGCACC
It encodes:
- a CDS encoding ABC transporter ATP-binding protein → MSDEKLPVASRRDTARGLLTALGHRRGLVLLALVTLFAGVGAALVAPWVIGLMVDDIVAGGTGLLPFGLVLAASVVSAAVLTWVGRVLLARLGQGTIREVRESAFRTALAQPTSRIEAAGTGDLVARLSGDVRAVGEVVEGALPAFLTAVFGIVLSLIGMGALDARFALAALCAAPVQFFALRWFLRRSAPIYRAHRTVVAERGQRTLEAVRGVDTVVALRTEERHLAGIAEASEQAIGLEVRATRVRNDFNVFLNGAEFLGLAAVLVTGYFLVAGGLVELGAATAAALYFLGLFGPMSSLLYRIDDLQDAGASLARLFGVIGLPSPAPRTQERPARRGAIDVEGLRFGHRPDRDDLAGVSLRASAGERIAVVGASGAGKTTLARVLAGALPVGGGDVRHDGRAIGEWHPHDLQDAVIMLSQEPHVFAGTVRDDLGLFADADEERMLAVIDALDAHWVHRLPEGLDTPVGESGHPLTPGQAQHLALVRVALSDASVVILDEATAEAGSADAEILDDAAARAIGARTGIVIAHRLTQAVTADRILVMEDGRIVQSGTHADLVETPGPYARLWAAWTAW